DNA sequence from the Paenibacillus physcomitrellae genome:
GGCCTTTTTTCCTCAGCCACAGCTTGAATCTTTCTTCACTGATGGTAGGAGAAATCGAATACCTCCCGATATGAAGATAATCGACTACCGAAGCTTCATATTTGCTTTGCGCCTGTTTGACAGCGATCTGTCCCCATTTGGCATAAGCAGGATCGTCAAAGTGAAGGGTCGAGGAGGCAATCGCAGCGGGCGCAAACAGATGCATGAACAACGTCAATACCGATTGCCACAACAAAGTCGCCAAAGACATCCATTTCAGTCTCCTTTATTGAATCTTCCAATCGGACATAGGATGCCGTGAGAACGGCCTGTTTATACGGATGTTTTCTTTATTCTTGTAAAAAGATATAGAAAAAACGCCCGGTACCATTAAGACTCCGAGCGTTTTGTATAGGGTTCTCCTGCATTACGGCGTTTATTTGCGCTCCAGCTGCTCCATAGTTGTGAAATCTG
Encoded proteins:
- a CDS encoding DUF3889 domain-containing protein codes for the protein MSLATLLWQSVLTLFMHLFAPAAIASSTLHFDDPAYAKWGQIAVKQAQSKYEASVVDYLHIGRYSISPTISEERFKLWLRKKGREFGVYVYVRFDSSSEELISVHFEQAR